The Lagopus muta isolate bLagMut1 chromosome 4, bLagMut1 primary, whole genome shotgun sequence genome has a window encoding:
- the HOPX gene encoding homeodomain-only protein: MATEKSVTPTEEQLEILEYNFCKVNKHPDPTTLCLIAAETGLSEEQTLKWFKQRLAEWRKSEGLPSECGSVRD, translated from the exons ATGGCCACAGAGAAGTCAGTGACTCCTACTGAGGAGCAGCTAGAGATCCTGGAGTACAATTTTTGCAAGGTGAACAAGCATCCTGATCCCACCACGCTGTGCCTCATTGCAGCAGAGACCGGGCTTTCTGAAGAGCAGACCCTG aaatggTTCAAGCAGCGCCTGGCAGAATGGAGGAAGTCTGAAGGGCTGCCCTCAGAATGTGGGTCTGTCAGGGACTAG
- the SPINK2 gene encoding serine protease inhibitor Kazal-type 2, which yields MAAKLTMRVLLLFVLTGLLLRPEAAASIPPACDKYSRLPGCPRDYNPVCGTDGMTYSNECVLCLSNSEENKNVQIYKNGMC from the exons ATGGCGGCGAAGCTGACGATGCGcgttctgctgctctttgtccTCACCG ggctgctcttgcGCCCCGAAGCTGCCGCCAGCATCCCG CCGGCATGCGACAAATACAGCCGTTTGCCTGGATGTCCGAGGGACTACAACCCAGTCTGTGGGACTGATGGAATGACCTACTCCAACGAGTGTGTGCTCTGCCTTTCCAATAG tgaagaaaataagaatgtcCAGATTTACAAGAACGGAATGTGTTGA